From one Lycium ferocissimum isolate CSIRO_LF1 chromosome 7, AGI_CSIRO_Lferr_CH_V1, whole genome shotgun sequence genomic stretch:
- the LOC132062345 gene encoding uncharacterized protein LOC132062345, translating into MFTRSTGYSTNEDMLLCQVYLDVSKNPITGVHPSRDHFWGRVEETYNNAKDECWEYRNRRSVECRIKVIEKAIRKLNGCVRQVENLHSSGASDTYIINQAKCLLMQDPSYKKGFKFDHVWDMLKDFEKFKNVDLWKKKSDSTSSQRPIGLKKAKLKRKIDEGFSSAMQMVQSKNNRLVELLVKSSADRQQDMEIKDRALKVKEFKEENKILLSNLDSIDDPNIREFIRQEQKRIMDKRSQ; encoded by the exons ATGTTCACTCGATCTACAGGATACTCTACCAATGAAGATATGCTATTATGCCAAGTTTATTTAGATGTTTCTAAAAATCCAATAACGGGTGTACATCCATCTAGAGATCATTTTTGGGGTCGAGTGGAAGAAACATACAATAATGCAAAGGATGAATGTTGGGAGTATCGCAACAGAAGATCGGTGGAATGTCGAATTAAAGTTATTGAGAAGGCTATAAGAAAATTAAATGGTTGTGTACGTCAAGTTGAAAATTTGCATTCTAGTGGTGCTTCAGATACATAtatt ATTAATCAAGCAAAATGTTTACTTATGCAAGATCCGAGCTACAAAAAAGGTTTTAAATTTGATCATGTGTGGGATATGTTGAAAGATTTTGAGAAGTTTAAAAATGTCGAtctttggaagaaaaaaa GTGATTCCACATCATCACAACGACCTATTGGGCTGAAGAAAgcaaaattgaagagaaaaatcGATGAAGGTTTTTCATCTGCTATGCAAATGGTTCAATCAAAAAATAATCGGCTTGTTGAGTTGTTGGTAAAGTCAAGTGCTGATAGGCAACAAGATATGGAGATAAAAGATAGAGCTTTGAAAgtaaaagaatttaaagaagaaaataaaattttattgtcGAATTTAGATTCTATTGATGATCCAAATATTCGTGAATTTATTCGACAAGAACAAAAACGAATAATGGATAAAAGAAGTCAATAA